One part of the Prunus persica cultivar Lovell chromosome G5, Prunus_persica_NCBIv2, whole genome shotgun sequence genome encodes these proteins:
- the LOC18775969 gene encoding recQ-mediated genome instability protein 1 isoform X1, which translates to MLRRRLRLSYSSDEEEQPQPQQHQNEEPQQQSSAVAHPPVTLAPPNPYPSEPLPITDDDDEFIDVSDNLSSPSPQPSPEPESDNRPHHPPPAQDPAPEPINRPPPPPSPSPPSSGGCPISEHLQGLGLRLKREWLDASVHGLQQSVTGFQNFDVETKAKLCLEQFLVSDMNLSGGGVLPENVASLHLVDLPGPYVLQVDEIVNISNPLKIRYQKAAVGLKRCLKLSITDGVQRVFAMEYRPIQALEALAPAGLKVALCNVHIRHGLLMLVPESVEVLGGLVEELDAARQRLVDEVNKPPRGNRTRNGVVPPLATRLTLAAWPPNGVHDAGHTNSSTMEAPTPFQASNQGATFSVSARNTSSVSSRNTSPVTAEESTVPLSGEHSVVNPSSTDVFGVEEMPMDTTPYSRRNAIPNPLSDDFGVENLHINSAGHSRESRVPENVIPNPSFEDALDVEDVEMDAIHIGGENHTSDSILNDEDINMINEGETHGVYPSSDAILNDEDINVVNEVERQEILSGDHEPPFSYLCSLSAKLAMMKNTHSIQGKVKCVLTGVKKFQYTHTYELQAYVDDGTLIKEILVDHNVVQEGIGHSPEEVKAAISSPDKTIVRNMKEKMKQFQKFLTNFEGIMLIEMRLHDLPIALEMKQGCTQSDAWLLLRRIKASPPARASGHASSAARTSQYPSSPARTSQHLSSHPIDISP; encoded by the exons ATGCTCAGAAGACGTCTCAGGCTCAGCTACTCTTCCGACGAAGAAGAacaaccacaaccacaacAACACCAGAATGAAGAACCTCAGCAGCAATCGTCAGCTGTCGCTCACCCACCCGTTACCCTAGCCCCTCCAAACCCTTACCCCTCCGAACCGCTCCCAATCaccgacgacgacgacgagtTCATCGATGTCTCCGACAACCTCTCGTCTCCGTCACCTCAGCCGTCTCCGGAACCCGAGAGCGACAATCGACCACATCATCCTCCGCCGGCTCAGGATCCGGCACCGGAACCCATTAACCGGCCGCCTCCAcctccatctccatctccaCCGAGCTCCGGCGGGTGTCCGATAAGCGAACATCTCCAGGGGTTAGGGTTAAGGCTAAAGAGGGAGTGGCTTGATGCTTCTGTCCATGGACTCCAGCAATCCGTAACgggatttcaaaattttgatgtGGAGACGAAGGCGAAGCTCTGCTTGGAGCAGTTTTTGGTTTCAGATATGAATCTGTCCGGCGGAGGCGTGCTTCCAGAAAATGTGGCTTCTCTCCATCTCGTCGATCTTCCCGGACCTTATGTGTTGCAG gTTGATGAGATTGTTAATATCAGCAATCCTCTCAAGATTAGGTATCAGAAAGCCGCCGTTGGACTGAAGAGGTGTCTCAAGTTGTCTATAACAGACGGTGTTCAACGCGTCTTTGCCATGGAATATAGGCCTATTCAGGCGCTTGAAGCTTTGGCTCCTGCTGGTTTGAAG GTTGCTCTGTGTAATGTGCATATACGCCACGGACTTCTTATGCTGGTCCCTGAATCTGTTGAAGTTCTAGGAGGATTAGTTGAGGAACTGGATGCTGCACGTCAACGCCTTGTTGATGAAGTAAATAAGCCACCTAGAGGAAACAG AACCAGGAATGGAGTGGTTCCTCCTCTAGCTACAAGGTTAACTCTTGCTGCATGGCCTCCTAACGGTGTTCATGATGCTGGACACACCAATAGTTCAACAATGGAAGCCCCAACCCCATTTCAGGCGTCTAACCAAG GTGCTACATTCTCTGTATCAGCCAGAAATACCAGCTCCGTATCTTCTAGAAACACCAGCCCAGTGACTGCCGAAGAATCTACTGTTCCTCTCAGTGGAGAACACTCTGTTGTTAACCCATCATCTACTGATGTATTTGGTGTTGAAGAGATGCCTATGGATACTACTCCCTATAGCAGAAGAAATGCTATTCCCAACCCATTATCTGATGATTTTGGTGTTGAGAATCTCCACATAAATAGTGCTGGTCATAGCAGGGAAAGTCGAGTACCTGAAAATGTCATTCCTAATCCATCCTTTGAGGATGCTTTGGATGTTGAAGATGTCGAAATGGATGCCATTCATATTGGGGGAGAAAACCATACCTCAGATTCTATTTTGAATGATGAAGATATCAATATGATTAACGAGGGCGAAACTCATGGGGTTTACCCATCGTCTGATGCTATTTTGAATGATGAGGATATCAATGTGGTTAATGAGGTCGAGCGCCAAGAAATACTATCTGGAGACCACGAACCACCTTTCAGTTACCTATGTAGTTTGTCAGCCAAGTTAGCTATGATGAAGAACACACATTCAATCCAGGGGAAGGTTAAG TGTGTTTTGACTGGTGTGAAGAAGTTCCaatacacacatacatatgAGCTTCAGGCGTATGTTGATGACGGCACTCTCATTAAAGAAATTCTCGTTGATCACAAT GTTGTACAGGAGGGGATAGGTCATTCTCCTGAGGAGGTCAAAGCTGCCATTTCTTCTCCAGACAAAACAATAGTCCGTAACATGAAGGAGAAAATGAAGCAGTTTCAAAAATTCTTAACAAATTTTGAG GGCATAATGCTTATTGAGATGAGATTGCATGATCTTCCAATTGCCCTTGAGATGAAGCAGGGTTGTACTCAATCTGATGCGTGGTTGCTTTTGAGGAGAATAAAGGCCTCCCCTCCAGCTCGGGCATCAGGGCATGCCTCCTCTGCAGCTCGGACATCACAGTATCCTTCCTCTCCAGCTCGGACTTCACAACATCTCTCCTCCCACCCCATTGATATATCCCCCTGA
- the LOC18775969 gene encoding recQ-mediated genome instability protein 1 isoform X2, whose protein sequence is MLRRRLRLSYSSDEEEQPQPQQHQNEEPQQQSSAVAHPPVTLAPPNPYPSEPLPITDDDDEFIDVSDNLSSPSPQPSPEPESDNRPHHPPPAQDPAPEPINRPPPPPSPSPPSSGGCPISEHLQGLGLRLKREWLDASVHGLQQSVTGFQNFDVETKAKLCLEQFLVSDMNLSGGGVLPENVASLHLVDLPGPYVLQVDEIVNISNPLKIRYQKAAVGLKRCLKLSITDGVQRVFAMEYRPIQALEALAPAGLKVALCNVHIRHGLLMLVPESVEVLGGLVEELDAARQRLVDEVNKPPRGNRTRNGVVPPLATRLTLAAWPPNGVHDAGHTNSSTMEAPTPFQASNQGATFSVSARNTSSVSSRNTSPVTAEESTVPLSGEHSVVNPSSTDVFGVEEMPMDTTPYSRRNAIPNPLSDDFGVENLHINSAGHSRESRVPENVIPNPSFEDALDVEDVEMDAIHIGGENHTSDSILNDEDINMINEGETHGVYPSSDAILNDEDINVVNEVERQEILSGDHEPPFSYLCSLSAKLAMMKNTHSIQGKCVLTGVKKFQYTHTYELQAYVDDGTLIKEILVDHNVVQEGIGHSPEEVKAAISSPDKTIVRNMKEKMKQFQKFLTNFEGIMLIEMRLHDLPIALEMKQGCTQSDAWLLLRRIKASPPARASGHASSAARTSQYPSSPARTSQHLSSHPIDISP, encoded by the exons ATGCTCAGAAGACGTCTCAGGCTCAGCTACTCTTCCGACGAAGAAGAacaaccacaaccacaacAACACCAGAATGAAGAACCTCAGCAGCAATCGTCAGCTGTCGCTCACCCACCCGTTACCCTAGCCCCTCCAAACCCTTACCCCTCCGAACCGCTCCCAATCaccgacgacgacgacgagtTCATCGATGTCTCCGACAACCTCTCGTCTCCGTCACCTCAGCCGTCTCCGGAACCCGAGAGCGACAATCGACCACATCATCCTCCGCCGGCTCAGGATCCGGCACCGGAACCCATTAACCGGCCGCCTCCAcctccatctccatctccaCCGAGCTCCGGCGGGTGTCCGATAAGCGAACATCTCCAGGGGTTAGGGTTAAGGCTAAAGAGGGAGTGGCTTGATGCTTCTGTCCATGGACTCCAGCAATCCGTAACgggatttcaaaattttgatgtGGAGACGAAGGCGAAGCTCTGCTTGGAGCAGTTTTTGGTTTCAGATATGAATCTGTCCGGCGGAGGCGTGCTTCCAGAAAATGTGGCTTCTCTCCATCTCGTCGATCTTCCCGGACCTTATGTGTTGCAG gTTGATGAGATTGTTAATATCAGCAATCCTCTCAAGATTAGGTATCAGAAAGCCGCCGTTGGACTGAAGAGGTGTCTCAAGTTGTCTATAACAGACGGTGTTCAACGCGTCTTTGCCATGGAATATAGGCCTATTCAGGCGCTTGAAGCTTTGGCTCCTGCTGGTTTGAAG GTTGCTCTGTGTAATGTGCATATACGCCACGGACTTCTTATGCTGGTCCCTGAATCTGTTGAAGTTCTAGGAGGATTAGTTGAGGAACTGGATGCTGCACGTCAACGCCTTGTTGATGAAGTAAATAAGCCACCTAGAGGAAACAG AACCAGGAATGGAGTGGTTCCTCCTCTAGCTACAAGGTTAACTCTTGCTGCATGGCCTCCTAACGGTGTTCATGATGCTGGACACACCAATAGTTCAACAATGGAAGCCCCAACCCCATTTCAGGCGTCTAACCAAG GTGCTACATTCTCTGTATCAGCCAGAAATACCAGCTCCGTATCTTCTAGAAACACCAGCCCAGTGACTGCCGAAGAATCTACTGTTCCTCTCAGTGGAGAACACTCTGTTGTTAACCCATCATCTACTGATGTATTTGGTGTTGAAGAGATGCCTATGGATACTACTCCCTATAGCAGAAGAAATGCTATTCCCAACCCATTATCTGATGATTTTGGTGTTGAGAATCTCCACATAAATAGTGCTGGTCATAGCAGGGAAAGTCGAGTACCTGAAAATGTCATTCCTAATCCATCCTTTGAGGATGCTTTGGATGTTGAAGATGTCGAAATGGATGCCATTCATATTGGGGGAGAAAACCATACCTCAGATTCTATTTTGAATGATGAAGATATCAATATGATTAACGAGGGCGAAACTCATGGGGTTTACCCATCGTCTGATGCTATTTTGAATGATGAGGATATCAATGTGGTTAATGAGGTCGAGCGCCAAGAAATACTATCTGGAGACCACGAACCACCTTTCAGTTACCTATGTAGTTTGTCAGCCAAGTTAGCTATGATGAAGAACACACATTCAATCCAGGGGAAG TGTGTTTTGACTGGTGTGAAGAAGTTCCaatacacacatacatatgAGCTTCAGGCGTATGTTGATGACGGCACTCTCATTAAAGAAATTCTCGTTGATCACAAT GTTGTACAGGAGGGGATAGGTCATTCTCCTGAGGAGGTCAAAGCTGCCATTTCTTCTCCAGACAAAACAATAGTCCGTAACATGAAGGAGAAAATGAAGCAGTTTCAAAAATTCTTAACAAATTTTGAG GGCATAATGCTTATTGAGATGAGATTGCATGATCTTCCAATTGCCCTTGAGATGAAGCAGGGTTGTACTCAATCTGATGCGTGGTTGCTTTTGAGGAGAATAAAGGCCTCCCCTCCAGCTCGGGCATCAGGGCATGCCTCCTCTGCAGCTCGGACATCACAGTATCCTTCCTCTCCAGCTCGGACTTCACAACATCTCTCCTCCCACCCCATTGATATATCCCCCTGA